A window of the Hydrogenobacter hydrogenophilus genome harbors these coding sequences:
- the pseG gene encoding UDP-2,4-diacetamido-2,4,6-trideoxy-beta-L-altropyranose hydrolase encodes MRIKFFTEGGKGIGFGHITRCLSLCQAFEELSKDCIFVVKGGEEVKEVINVPLKFIDWIENLNSFEKELEDSQVVIIDSYLAKEEHYQIACAKVDKCLFVDDFNRLEYPCGYVLNGSVYAGELNYQIKDGVSYLLGTKYTPLRRAFWHVEKKDTDIQIGKILITFGGDDSKSMTLKVVKHLEDVFPHIEKFVVIGSGFKNRSEILSLRSSKVRVYQKLSEKDMRDLMVSCDVAVSAGGQTTYELARVGLPSVLVAVAENQLLNCLSWEKVGFALYAGWWEDDKLLDKIVKYIRNLEDANIRLKMSKVGRLLVDGQGARRVAYKMLKT; translated from the coding sequence ATGAGGATTAAGTTTTTCACAGAGGGTGGTAAAGGGATAGGCTTTGGACACATTACTAGGTGTCTTTCTTTATGTCAAGCTTTTGAGGAGCTTTCCAAAGACTGTATCTTTGTCGTAAAGGGTGGGGAAGAAGTAAAAGAAGTTATCAATGTCCCCCTAAAGTTTATAGATTGGATAGAAAATTTAAACTCTTTTGAAAAAGAGCTTGAAGATTCACAGGTAGTGATAATAGACTCTTATCTTGCTAAGGAAGAGCATTACCAAATAGCGTGCGCTAAAGTAGATAAGTGCCTTTTTGTAGATGACTTTAACAGGCTTGAATACCCTTGTGGCTATGTGCTTAACGGAAGTGTATACGCTGGAGAGCTAAACTACCAAATAAAGGATGGTGTATCTTACCTTTTAGGAACTAAGTACACACCTTTACGCAGGGCTTTCTGGCATGTGGAAAAAAAAGATACAGATATACAGATAGGGAAAATACTTATAACTTTTGGTGGAGATGATTCTAAAAGTATGACTCTTAAAGTGGTCAAGCATCTTGAGGATGTTTTTCCTCACATTGAGAAATTTGTGGTTATAGGCTCTGGTTTTAAAAACAGAAGTGAAATACTTTCTTTGAGGTCAAGTAAAGTTAGGGTATACCAAAAACTTTCAGAGAAAGATATGAGGGATCTTATGGTTTCGTGTGATGTGGCAGTTAGTGCAGGTGGACAAACTACTTATGAATTAGCAAGAGTAGGACTTCCAAGCGTGCTTGTTGCTGTGGCTGAAAACCAACTTCTAAATTGCTTAAGTTGGGAAAAGGTAGGATTTGCCCTTTATGCAGGTTGGTGGGAAGATGATAAACTTTTGGATAAAATTGTAAAGTACATAAGAAACCTTGAAGATGCTAACATTCGGTTAAAAATGTCAAAGGTAGGCAGACTCTTAGTTGACGGACAAGGAGCAAGAAGGGTGGCTTATAAAATGTTAAAAACTTAA
- a CDS encoding DeoR family transcriptional regulator yields the protein MDRKEKILELIKEGYNSVKALSQYFGVSLMTIYRDVRELEKEGKLIRKHGEIKLKTLEDTKEGKEEKNACAYCTKLVDKRLEFIYHLKNGKIRACCAHCGLLLYGNIKEDQVEACMTWDFISGNPINCYSAWYVIGSSAVPCCSPSAIAFSSKEHAENFAKGFGGVVVDFEKGVEVIKELMKRGQRVDIKIEP from the coding sequence ATGGACAGAAAAGAGAAGATACTTGAGCTCATAAAGGAGGGTTACAATAGTGTAAAGGCTCTTTCTCAGTACTTTGGTGTATCCCTTATGACTATTTACCGAGATGTTAGAGAGTTAGAGAAGGAGGGAAAGTTGATAAGAAAACACGGAGAGATAAAATTAAAAACCTTAGAAGATACAAAGGAGGGAAAGGAAGAGAAAAACGCCTGTGCTTATTGCACAAAGCTTGTGGATAAAAGGCTTGAGTTTATATATCACCTCAAAAATGGAAAGATAAGAGCCTGTTGCGCTCACTGCGGTCTTTTACTTTACGGTAACATAAAAGAGGATCAAGTAGAAGCCTGTATGACTTGGGACTTTATAAGCGGAAATCCTATAAACTGCTACTCTGCGTGGTATGTTATAGGTTCTTCAGCTGTACCCTGTTGTAGCCCTTCTGCAATTGCCTTTAGTAGCAAAGAACATGCAGAGAACTTTGCAAAAGGTTTTGGTGGTGTGGTGGTAGATTTTGAAAAAGGTGTGGAAGTTATAAAAGAGTTGATGAAAAGGGGTCAAAGAGTTGATATAAAGATAGAGCCATGA
- a CDS encoding general secretion pathway protein GspK, whose amino-acid sequence MIVFLVLLFFLSSVYYAVDTYSSVRSLRNIVEELYFKQQAYHVFMSVLPVVLEVLKKDDPSVDSLQDRWAYPLTFETQKGKLNISIYDEERFLNLNYVDDKAYGKFFERLLKLLNIDTSYKTNLLAWEGKSDVSIDTKYPIKKALLDSKEELRWVGFKEEDLVGKTIGNEFYPGLFSLTTVFSSGKINLNTANAYILMALDPRIDQTLANRIIDRRSREPFRKVEDLLFVDGFSFDILYAIRDLVDVKSRYFHIVMDLKSGGYFSSLEVIYDRQEDRLVYKKLL is encoded by the coding sequence ATGATAGTGTTTTTAGTTCTGTTATTTTTTTTATCCTCTGTGTACTATGCTGTGGACACTTACAGTAGTGTCAGATCTTTGCGCAATATAGTAGAAGAGCTTTACTTTAAACAGCAAGCTTACCATGTGTTTATGTCAGTACTTCCTGTAGTGCTTGAGGTTTTAAAAAAAGATGATCCTTCAGTGGATAGCCTTCAAGACAGATGGGCTTATCCTCTGACTTTTGAAACTCAAAAAGGAAAACTTAACATAAGCATATACGACGAGGAGAGGTTCTTAAACTTAAATTATGTGGATGACAAGGCGTACGGTAAGTTTTTTGAAAGGCTTCTTAAATTACTCAATATAGACACATCTTACAAGACAAACCTTTTAGCTTGGGAAGGCAAAAGCGATGTAAGTATAGACACTAAATACCCAATAAAAAAGGCTCTCTTGGATTCTAAAGAGGAGTTAAGATGGGTAGGATTTAAAGAGGAGGATCTCGTAGGTAAGACTATAGGTAATGAGTTTTATCCGGGGCTTTTTAGCTTAACTACTGTTTTCTCTTCTGGAAAGATAAACCTGAATACTGCCAACGCTTACATACTTATGGCTCTTGACCCGAGAATAGACCAAACGCTTGCAAACAGGATCATAGACAGAAGGAGCAGAGAGCCTTTCAGAAAGGTAGAGGATTTACTCTTTGTAGATGGCTTTAGCTTTGACATTCTCTACGCTATAAGAGATTTGGTTGATGTAAAAAGTAGGTACTTTCACATTGTAATGGACTTA